From one Streptomyces sp. NBC_01478 genomic stretch:
- a CDS encoding TetR family transcriptional regulator gives MPVEAKPEATARTSPPLTERQEARRRRILHASAQLASRGGFDAVQMREVAESSQVALGTLYRYFPSKVHLLVATMQDQLEHMHGTLRKKPPGGESAAERVAETLMRAFRALQREPHLADAMVRALTFADRSVSPEVDQVSRQTTVIILDAMGLENPTPEQLSAVRVIEHTWHSALITWLSGRASIAQVKIDIETVCRLIDLTDPEKKD, from the coding sequence ATGCCAGTGGAAGCCAAGCCCGAAGCCACTGCGCGGACCTCGCCGCCCCTCACCGAGCGGCAGGAGGCCCGGCGGCGCCGCATCCTGCACGCGAGCGCGCAGTTGGCGAGCCGGGGCGGTTTCGACGCGGTGCAGATGCGGGAGGTCGCGGAGTCCTCGCAGGTCGCGCTCGGCACGCTGTACCGGTACTTCCCGTCCAAGGTGCATCTGCTGGTCGCCACGATGCAGGACCAGTTGGAGCACATGCACGGCACGCTGCGGAAGAAGCCGCCGGGCGGCGAGAGCGCGGCCGAGCGGGTCGCAGAGACCCTGATGCGGGCCTTCCGGGCGCTTCAGCGCGAGCCGCATCTCGCGGACGCGATGGTGCGCGCGCTGACCTTCGCGGACCGCAGCGTCTCCCCCGAGGTCGACCAGGTCTCCCGCCAGACCACGGTGATCATCCTGGACGCGATGGGCCTGGAGAACCCGACGCCCGAGCAGCTCTCCGCGGTGCGGGTCATCGAGCACACCTGGCACTCGGCCCTGATCACCTGGCTCTCGGGCCGCGCGTCCATCGCCCAGGTGAAGATCGACATCGAGACGGTGTGCCGGCTGATCGACCTGACGGACCCGGAGAAGAAGGACTAG
- a CDS encoding peptidase inhibitor family I36 protein, which produces MKRILAKAGIALGSVALATTGAFITAAPANAALSDCPSGGLCAYLGVNGSGDPGVVYGDNTNLLQYNKFNNAESLYNNGNSCNVRIYSGTGYTGSSYILAKGYYNGSLANTVYWHNVASNDWCV; this is translated from the coding sequence ATGAAGCGGATCCTGGCCAAGGCCGGCATCGCCCTGGGAAGCGTGGCCCTGGCCACCACCGGCGCGTTCATCACCGCCGCACCGGCGAACGCGGCACTGTCGGACTGCCCCTCCGGGGGACTCTGCGCCTACCTCGGCGTCAACGGCTCGGGCGACCCCGGCGTGGTCTACGGCGACAACACGAACCTGCTCCAGTACAACAAGTTCAACAACGCCGAGTCGCTCTACAACAACGGCAATAGCTGCAACGTCCGGATCTACTCCGGCACGGGCTACACGGGTTCCAGCTACATCCTCGCCAAGGGCTACTACAACGGTTCCCTGGCGAACACCGTGTACTGGCACAACGTCGCCTCCAACGACTGGTGCGTGTGA
- a CDS encoding AfsR/SARP family transcriptional regulator, producing the protein MKHVGRDGVDGVRGFRLLGPVELWVAGRPVELGPAKRRTVLAALLVDAGRWVPAETLIDRVWGEDPPAQVRSTLYAHVARIRRVLVDTGPLLASGDSSGGSEVPSAAVELVRGPAGYRLDVAADLVDVHRFRELVARARRAEVPDAARVLTLREAMGLWQGTPLAGLPGAWATRTRESWLRQYIDAVLVWADAELRVGGHLVVVDALSVLVAEHPLVEPLAVALIRALHAAGRGPEALACYAALHKRLADELGTAPGAEARQAHQAVLSGKAAPRPPSGAGTGRVRVVPAQLPLEVAGFTGREEELAQLEKVLGVGAGTVRPTAVVVSAVSGTAGVGKTALAVHWAHRARDRFPDGQLYVNLRGYDPERPVTAPDALVRFLTALGVPEQDIPAEPDDRAARYRTEVADRRMLIVLDNAATVEQVRPLLPGTGSCAVLVTSRDSLAGLVAREGAQRLDLDLLPAGAARTLLRRLIGPRAEAEPEAVDSLAAQCARLPLALRVAAELAATRPGTPLTDLVAELADQQRRLYLLNAEGDPRAAVVTVFSWSLRQLPMAAARTFRLLGLHPGPDLDASAAAALTGSSTANARRALDVLARAHLVQRADAAAAPTGASPGLSPLEAGGRSNQSKPKTVVRSTPSFQQAPTHTRLAQRANTPRYGMHDLLRAYAAQLASAQDSPEDRGAALDRLFDHYLATAAAAMDQLHPAEAHLRPAAPETAGTVPDLSDPDAARAWLAAERACLTAMSAHTAAHGRPTHAIRLSLTLYRHLISGHHTDGLTIHGHARDAARLIGDPAGEARALLGIGTAHYQLARHEPARRYLQEALTLFRQAGDPTGQARALVNLGLVDERLGRFRSAVEYLEQALLLYRSVEDTSGESIALKNLAHIEGQLGRYDQAADHLQQSLTLLRRTGNRYLEAHALMDLGTVETRLDRLDEAARHQEQALALIREVGDRYGEAGALHGLGIVHSLRDRHAQAAEYHRQALVLYAQNGDRDGEARALNGLGEAARAAGRPTDALTHHTDALTIAEDIGNPGQQGRAHAGLAEVHLARDDTDAAVRHYERALTLYTEHGMPEADTVKARLTTITGPGPCPGPGPGPGPGN; encoded by the coding sequence GTGAAGCACGTGGGGCGGGACGGTGTGGACGGCGTGAGGGGATTTCGGCTGCTGGGGCCCGTGGAGTTATGGGTCGCGGGCCGGCCGGTCGAGCTGGGTCCCGCGAAGCGGCGTACGGTCCTGGCGGCGCTGCTGGTGGACGCGGGGCGCTGGGTGCCGGCCGAGACACTGATCGACCGGGTCTGGGGCGAGGATCCGCCCGCGCAGGTGCGCAGCACGCTCTACGCCCATGTCGCGCGCATCCGCCGGGTCCTGGTGGACACGGGTCCACTGCTGGCGTCCGGGGACTCGTCCGGGGGCTCCGAAGTCCCGTCCGCCGCAGTGGAGTTGGTGCGTGGACCGGCGGGTTACCGGCTCGACGTCGCGGCGGACCTGGTCGACGTGCACCGTTTCCGGGAGCTGGTCGCGCGGGCCCGCCGGGCCGAAGTCCCCGACGCGGCACGGGTGTTGACCCTGCGGGAGGCGATGGGGCTGTGGCAGGGCACGCCGCTGGCCGGGCTGCCCGGTGCGTGGGCGACGCGGACCCGGGAGAGCTGGCTGCGCCAGTACATCGACGCCGTGCTCGTCTGGGCGGACGCCGAACTCCGGGTCGGCGGGCACCTCGTGGTGGTCGACGCGCTGTCCGTCCTCGTCGCCGAGCACCCGCTGGTCGAGCCGCTCGCCGTCGCGCTGATCCGGGCGCTGCACGCCGCCGGGCGCGGCCCGGAGGCACTGGCCTGCTACGCCGCGCTGCACAAGCGGCTGGCCGACGAACTCGGCACCGCCCCGGGGGCGGAGGCCCGGCAGGCCCACCAGGCGGTCCTGAGCGGGAAGGCCGCCCCGCGCCCGCCGTCCGGGGCCGGTACCGGGCGCGTCAGGGTCGTACCCGCCCAACTCCCCCTGGAGGTGGCGGGGTTCACCGGGCGCGAAGAGGAACTGGCCCAACTGGAGAAGGTCTTGGGGGTGGGCGCGGGCACGGTTCGGCCGACCGCGGTGGTGGTCTCTGCGGTGTCCGGGACGGCGGGCGTGGGCAAGACGGCCCTGGCGGTGCACTGGGCGCACCGGGCCCGGGACCGGTTCCCCGACGGGCAGTTGTATGTGAACCTGCGCGGCTACGACCCCGAGCGGCCGGTGACCGCCCCCGACGCGCTGGTCCGGTTCCTGACCGCGCTCGGGGTGCCCGAGCAGGACATCCCGGCGGAGCCGGACGACCGGGCGGCGCGCTACCGCACGGAGGTCGCGGACCGGCGCATGCTGATCGTGCTGGACAACGCGGCCACCGTCGAGCAGGTCCGACCGCTGCTGCCCGGCACCGGTTCCTGCGCGGTGCTGGTGACCAGCCGCGACAGCCTGGCCGGGCTGGTCGCGCGGGAGGGCGCCCAGCGTCTCGACCTCGACCTGCTGCCCGCCGGTGCCGCCCGCACCCTGCTGCGCCGGCTCATCGGTCCCCGCGCCGAGGCCGAGCCCGAGGCCGTGGACAGCCTCGCCGCACAGTGCGCGCGGCTGCCGCTGGCACTCCGGGTCGCCGCGGAACTCGCCGCCACCCGCCCCGGCACCCCACTGACCGACCTCGTCGCCGAACTCGCCGACCAGCAGCGGCGGTTGTACCTCCTGAACGCGGAGGGCGACCCCCGGGCCGCCGTAGTCACGGTCTTCTCCTGGTCCCTACGCCAGTTGCCCATGGCAGCGGCCCGCACTTTCCGCCTGCTCGGCCTGCATCCCGGCCCGGATCTCGACGCGTCCGCCGCCGCCGCACTGACCGGTAGTTCTACGGCGAATGCCCGCCGTGCGCTCGACGTCCTGGCCCGCGCCCATCTGGTCCAGCGCGCGGACGCGGCAGCCGCACCGACCGGCGCGTCCCCGGGCCTGTCCCCTCTGGAAGCCGGGGGTAGATCTAACCAGTCAAAGCCTAAGACGGTGGTTAGATCTACCCCCAGCTTCCAGCAAGCCCCCACCCACACCCGACTCGCCCAACGCGCGAACACCCCCCGCTACGGCATGCACGACCTCCTCCGCGCCTACGCCGCTCAACTCGCCTCCGCGCAGGACTCCCCGGAGGACCGCGGCGCCGCGCTGGACCGGCTCTTCGATCACTACCTCGCCACCGCGGCCGCCGCCATGGACCAACTCCACCCGGCCGAGGCCCACTTGCGTCCCGCGGCTCCCGAAACCGCGGGCACCGTGCCCGACTTGTCCGATCCGGACGCCGCGCGTGCCTGGCTGGCCGCCGAGCGTGCGTGTCTGACGGCCATGTCCGCGCACACCGCCGCCCACGGCCGGCCCACGCACGCCATCCGGCTGTCGCTCACCCTGTACCGCCACCTCATCAGCGGTCACCACACCGACGGCCTCACGATCCACGGGCACGCGCGGGACGCCGCCCGGCTGATCGGCGACCCGGCGGGCGAGGCCCGGGCGCTGCTCGGGATCGGTACCGCCCACTATCAACTCGCCCGGCACGAACCGGCCCGCCGGTACCTCCAGGAGGCGCTGACCCTGTTCCGGCAGGCCGGTGACCCCACCGGTCAGGCCCGCGCGCTGGTCAACCTCGGCCTCGTCGACGAACGCCTGGGCCGCTTCCGGTCGGCCGTCGAGTACCTCGAACAGGCGCTGCTGCTGTACCGGAGCGTCGAGGACACGTCGGGCGAGTCGATCGCCCTGAAGAACCTCGCCCACATAGAAGGGCAGTTGGGCCGCTACGACCAGGCCGCCGACCATCTCCAGCAGTCCCTGACGCTGCTGCGCCGCACCGGCAACCGCTACCTGGAGGCCCACGCGCTCATGGACCTCGGCACCGTCGAGACCCGGCTCGACCGGCTCGACGAGGCCGCCCGGCACCAGGAGCAGGCCCTCGCGCTGATCCGGGAGGTCGGCGACCGGTACGGCGAGGCCGGGGCGCTGCACGGCCTCGGCATCGTGCACTCGCTGCGCGACCGGCACGCGCAGGCCGCCGAGTACCACCGCCAGGCGCTCGTCCTCTACGCCCAGAACGGCGACCGCGACGGCGAGGCCAGAGCCCTCAACGGCCTGGGCGAGGCAGCCCGCGCCGCCGGCCGCCCCACCGACGCCCTCACCCACCACACCGACGCCCTCACCATCGCCGAGGACATCGGCAACCCGGGCCAGCAGGGCCGCGCCCACGCCGGGTTGGCCGAGGTGCACCTCGCGCGCGACGACACCGACGCCGCCGTCCGCCACTACGAGCGCGCACTCACCCTGTACACGGAACACGGCATGCCGGAGGCCGACACCGTCAAGGCGCGGCTGACCACGATCACAGGCCCCGGCCCCTGTCCTGGCCCCGGCCCTGGCCCCGGCCCCGGGAACTGA
- a CDS encoding ferredoxin translates to MGDRWQVEVDRSICIGSAQCTHQAPDRFRLDSAMQSHPAAPETDANEEILAAAEGCPVEAIMITLLGSGEPVFPPEE, encoded by the coding sequence ATGGGCGATCGCTGGCAGGTAGAGGTCGACCGCTCCATCTGCATCGGCTCGGCCCAGTGCACCCACCAGGCCCCCGACCGCTTCCGCCTGGACTCGGCCATGCAGTCCCATCCGGCCGCCCCGGAGACCGACGCCAACGAGGAGATCCTCGCGGCGGCGGAGGGGTGCCCGGTGGAGGCCATCATGATCACGCTGCTGGGGAGCGGGGAGCCGGTGTTCCCACCGGAGGAGTGA
- a CDS encoding aldehyde dehydrogenase translates to MTELVEHRQLLIGGELTDPLGKDVIEVISPHTEEVIGRVPHASREDVDRAVAVARKAFDEGPWPRMALDERLAVVTRIKDAIAVRYEEIGRVISSENGSPYSWSILGQALGAMMVWDAAITVAKGFAYEEYRDGVLGKILVRREPVGVVAAVVPWNVPQFVAAAKLAPALLAGCTVILKPSPETPLDAYLLGEIAKEAGLPDGVLSILPADREVSEYLVGHPGIDKVSFTGSVPAGRRVMEVAARHLTRVTLELGGKSAAIVLPDADITTSVPGIVSAAWMNNGQACVAQTRILVPRSRYDEFADAFAAAASALVVGDPLDPATQVGPLVAKRQQQRNLDYIRIGQEEGAKILTGGGRPPGLDRGWYVEPTLFGDVDNSMRIAREEIFGPVICLLPYGDETEAVKIANDSDYGLSGSVWTADVAHGIDIARQVRTGTYNVNTFSLDMLGPFGGYKNSGVGREFGPEGYSEFLEHKMIHLPAGWEG, encoded by the coding sequence ATGACAGAGCTCGTGGAACACCGGCAGCTACTCATCGGCGGGGAGTTGACCGACCCCCTGGGCAAGGACGTCATCGAGGTGATCTCCCCGCACACCGAGGAGGTCATCGGACGCGTCCCGCACGCGTCGAGGGAGGACGTGGACCGCGCGGTCGCCGTGGCCCGCAAGGCCTTCGACGAAGGACCCTGGCCGCGCATGGCACTCGACGAACGGCTCGCGGTCGTCACCCGCATCAAGGACGCGATCGCCGTACGGTACGAGGAGATCGGCCGCGTCATCTCCTCCGAGAACGGGTCGCCGTACTCCTGGAGCATCCTCGGGCAGGCGCTCGGCGCGATGATGGTGTGGGACGCGGCGATCACCGTCGCGAAGGGCTTCGCCTACGAGGAGTACCGAGACGGTGTCCTCGGCAAGATCCTCGTACGGCGAGAGCCGGTCGGGGTGGTCGCGGCCGTGGTCCCGTGGAACGTCCCGCAGTTCGTGGCCGCCGCCAAGCTCGCGCCCGCGCTGCTCGCCGGCTGCACGGTGATCCTGAAGCCGTCGCCCGAAACCCCCCTGGACGCCTATCTGTTGGGCGAGATCGCGAAGGAGGCCGGGCTGCCGGACGGCGTCCTGTCGATCCTCCCGGCCGACCGCGAGGTCAGCGAGTACCTGGTCGGACACCCCGGCATCGACAAAGTCTCCTTCACCGGTTCGGTCCCGGCCGGCAGGCGCGTGATGGAGGTCGCCGCCCGTCATCTCACCCGCGTGACACTGGAGTTGGGCGGCAAGTCGGCGGCGATCGTGCTGCCCGACGCGGACATCACGACGTCCGTCCCCGGCATCGTCTCGGCGGCCTGGATGAACAACGGCCAGGCGTGCGTCGCCCAGACCCGCATCCTCGTACCGCGCTCCCGCTACGACGAGTTCGCGGACGCGTTCGCGGCGGCGGCGAGCGCGCTGGTGGTCGGCGACCCGCTCGACCCGGCCACCCAGGTCGGCCCGTTGGTCGCCAAGCGCCAGCAGCAGCGCAACCTCGACTACATCCGCATCGGCCAGGAGGAAGGCGCCAAGATCCTTACCGGCGGCGGCCGTCCACCCGGCCTGGACCGCGGCTGGTACGTCGAGCCGACCCTCTTCGGCGACGTCGACAACTCGATGCGCATCGCCCGCGAGGAGATCTTCGGCCCGGTCATCTGCCTCCTCCCGTACGGCGACGAGACCGAGGCCGTGAAGATCGCGAACGACTCCGACTACGGCCTCAGCGGCAGCGTCTGGACCGCCGACGTGGCCCACGGCATCGACATCGCCCGCCAGGTCCGCACCGGCACCTACAACGTCAACACCTTCAGCCTCGACATGCTCGGCCCCTTCGGCGGCTACAAGAACAGCGGTGTGGGACGGGAGTTCGGGCCCGAGGGCTACTCCGAGTTCCTCGAACACAAGATGATCCACCTGCCGGCCGGCTGGGAGGGGTGA
- a CDS encoding MBL fold metallo-hydrolase, with protein sequence MTSTGQVHDHGGGVRSIEVPIPDNPLGTTLVYVVDTDRGPVLVDTGWDDPTSWDTLVEGLAACGTEVGEVHGVVITHHHPDHHGLSGRVREASGAWLAMHAADTAIVRRARSTEPGRWLAYMTAKLTAAGAPEEHLAPLRAARPRSVPGLAPALPDREIVPGELLDLAGRKLRAIWTPGHTPGHVCLHLEEAHPAQLPGHGRLFSGDHLLPEITPHIGLYEDPDDTTIADPLGDYLDSLERIGRLAPAEVLPAHQHTFTDAPGRVRELLTHHEDRLTGLLALLSEPLTAWQVAERMEWNRPWAQIPYQSRNIAVSEAEAHVRRLVKLGQAEVVTGTDPVTYVAV encoded by the coding sequence ATGACGTCCACGGGGCAGGTCCACGACCACGGCGGCGGTGTTCGTTCCATCGAAGTCCCCATCCCCGACAACCCACTGGGGACCACCCTCGTCTACGTCGTCGACACCGACCGCGGGCCGGTCCTGGTCGACACGGGCTGGGACGACCCCACGTCGTGGGACACGCTGGTCGAGGGGCTCGCGGCCTGCGGTACGGAGGTCGGCGAGGTCCATGGCGTGGTCATCACCCACCATCACCCCGACCACCACGGCCTGTCGGGGCGGGTGCGCGAGGCGTCCGGGGCGTGGCTGGCGATGCACGCGGCGGACACGGCGATCGTCCGGCGGGCCCGTTCGACCGAACCGGGCCGCTGGCTGGCGTACATGACCGCGAAGCTCACGGCGGCCGGCGCCCCCGAGGAGCACCTCGCGCCGCTGCGCGCCGCCCGCCCGCGCAGCGTGCCGGGGCTCGCGCCCGCCCTGCCCGACCGCGAGATCGTCCCCGGCGAGCTCCTCGACCTGGCCGGCCGCAAGTTGCGCGCGATCTGGACCCCGGGCCACACGCCCGGGCACGTCTGCCTGCATCTGGAGGAGGCGCACCCGGCCCAACTCCCGGGCCACGGGCGGCTGTTCTCCGGCGATCACCTGCTCCCCGAGATCACCCCGCACATCGGCCTCTACGAGGACCCGGACGACACCACGATCGCCGACCCGCTCGGCGACTACCTCGACTCCCTGGAGCGCATCGGCCGGCTCGCCCCCGCCGAGGTGCTGCCGGCCCACCAGCACACCTTCACCGACGCGCCCGGCCGCGTACGGGAGTTGCTCACCCACCACGAGGACCGGCTGACCGGCCTCCTCGCCCTGCTGTCGGAGCCGCTCACCGCCTGGCAGGTCGCGGAGCGGATGGAGTGGAACCGTCCCTGGGCCCAAATCCCCTACCAGTCACGGAACATCGCGGTGTCCGAAGCGGAGGCGCATGTGCGGCGACTGGTGAAACTGGGGCAGGCGGAGGTCGTGACGGGGACCGATCCGGTGACGTACGTGGCGGTGTGA
- a CDS encoding ATP-binding protein, with translation MPDTTHPNRGNLGNLPPERHSFVGRRAELALLKAALDPEPDPGPGPGLGPGSGVGPAARLVSVVGVGGVGKTRLALRAAAEVGDAYPDGVWLTELSSLHAVGIVDLAVMETLRLADRSTRPVIDVIAEWAHGRRLLLVLDSCEHLLADCAKVAAALLARLPDLRVLVTSRERLALPGEEVLHLAPLPVDGGTAHGGDTAAAGDLAAAGDAVTLFAERAAAAGRPLREDDPAARATAAAVCRRLDGIPLALELAAARLADLTLDQLHARLGERLPSPPDRPASSDVPSPLDLLTSAPGERPPRHRTLRTAIGWSHELCAPLERLLWARLSVFTGGFCAETAQQVCAGGPLAPERIPGLLSRLVAQSIVLPDPVISARYRMLDTVREYGTDWLYALGEERAVRRRHREHYARLAHQGCAEWNTGRQVAWCERVLSEHANFRAAVESALAEPDRTAAVEMAGHVGFLWRHCGYLREARHCLDQALAADPPPGHGRTLALWSRGAVAILQGDQEAAANWAVRCADAAREQGSPVAMVAAVYLRGGQLALTGRQAEAIDVLAAAPRLPIQDDAFGAAQLQARLALSLAHVLRGEYERGREVADEVRGASRKQGEYWCGAFADYLIAQADLAYGDLPAAVRGARTSVAGHALLHNTVGAAMSLDLLAAAVVTAGDAHRAARLLGIGTRLWDLTGRAQMDSPDLIATRRTCELRVREHLGDNAYEKGYRAGLAMSYDEGITYATVWPGGR, from the coding sequence GTGCCGGACACGACTCACCCGAACCGCGGGAACCTCGGGAATCTGCCGCCCGAGAGACACAGTTTCGTCGGGCGGCGCGCCGAACTCGCCCTGCTCAAGGCCGCGTTGGACCCGGAGCCGGACCCAGGCCCAGGCCCGGGCTTGGGCCCGGGCTCGGGTGTCGGTCCGGCGGCCCGGCTGGTGAGCGTGGTCGGCGTCGGCGGGGTCGGGAAGACCCGGCTCGCCCTGCGCGCGGCGGCGGAGGTCGGGGACGCCTACCCGGACGGGGTCTGGCTGACCGAACTCTCGTCCCTGCACGCCGTCGGAATAGTGGACCTCGCCGTCATGGAGACCCTCCGGCTCGCCGACCGGTCGACCCGCCCGGTGATCGACGTCATCGCCGAATGGGCCCACGGCAGAAGGCTGTTGCTCGTCCTCGACTCCTGCGAACATCTCCTCGCCGACTGTGCCAAGGTCGCCGCCGCCCTGCTGGCCCGGCTGCCCGACCTGCGCGTCCTTGTCACCAGCCGGGAACGGCTCGCGCTGCCCGGCGAGGAGGTGCTCCACCTCGCACCGCTGCCGGTGGACGGCGGCACGGCCCATGGTGGTGACACCGCCGCTGCCGGTGACCTCGCCGCCGCCGGTGACGCCGTCACCCTGTTCGCCGAGCGCGCCGCGGCCGCCGGACGCCCGCTCCGCGAGGACGACCCGGCCGCCCGCGCCACCGCCGCCGCGGTCTGCCGTCGCCTGGACGGCATCCCCCTCGCCCTCGAACTCGCCGCCGCCCGCCTCGCCGACCTCACCCTCGACCAGCTCCACGCCCGGCTCGGCGAACGCCTGCCCTCACCTCCCGACCGGCCCGCATCCTCCGATGTGCCGTCTCCCCTCGACCTGTTGACCTCCGCCCCCGGTGAACGCCCGCCCCGGCACCGGACGTTGCGCACCGCCATCGGCTGGAGCCATGAACTCTGCGCCCCCCTCGAACGCCTGCTGTGGGCGCGGCTGTCCGTCTTCACCGGCGGATTCTGCGCGGAGACCGCCCAACAGGTGTGCGCGGGCGGCCCGTTGGCCCCGGAACGGATCCCCGGGCTGCTCTCCCGGCTCGTCGCCCAGTCCATCGTCCTGCCCGACCCCGTCATCTCGGCCCGCTACCGGATGCTCGACACCGTGCGCGAGTACGGCACCGACTGGCTGTACGCGCTCGGCGAGGAACGCGCCGTACGACGCCGGCACCGCGAGCACTACGCGCGGCTCGCCCACCAGGGCTGCGCCGAGTGGAACACCGGACGGCAAGTCGCCTGGTGCGAACGGGTGTTGAGCGAACACGCCAACTTCCGGGCGGCCGTCGAGAGCGCGCTCGCCGAACCGGACCGGACGGCGGCCGTGGAGATGGCGGGCCATGTCGGGTTCCTGTGGCGGCACTGCGGCTACCTCCGCGAGGCCCGGCACTGCCTCGACCAGGCCCTCGCCGCCGACCCGCCGCCCGGCCACGGCCGCACCCTCGCCCTGTGGTCGCGCGGCGCGGTCGCCATCCTCCAGGGCGACCAGGAGGCGGCGGCCAACTGGGCGGTGCGCTGCGCCGACGCGGCCCGCGAACAGGGTTCCCCGGTCGCCATGGTCGCCGCCGTCTACCTCAGGGGCGGCCAACTGGCTCTCACCGGCCGGCAGGCCGAGGCGATCGACGTCCTCGCCGCCGCACCCCGACTCCCCATACAGGACGACGCGTTCGGCGCCGCCCAGCTCCAGGCGCGGCTCGCGCTGTCCCTCGCGCATGTGCTGCGCGGCGAGTACGAACGCGGCCGTGAGGTCGCCGACGAGGTACGGGGCGCCAGCCGGAAACAGGGCGAGTACTGGTGCGGGGCCTTCGCCGACTACCTCATCGCCCAGGCCGACCTGGCGTACGGCGACCTGCCGGCCGCGGTGCGCGGCGCCCGCACCTCCGTCGCGGGCCACGCCCTGCTGCACAACACCGTCGGCGCCGCCATGTCCCTCGACCTCCTGGCCGCCGCCGTCGTCACCGCCGGGGACGCCCACCGCGCCGCCCGCCTCCTGGGCATCGGCACCCGCCTCTGGGACCTCACCGGCCGCGCCCAGATGGACTCACCCGACCTCATTGCCACCCGCCGCACCTGCGAACTCCGCGTCCGCGAACACCTCGGCGACAACGCCTACGAGAAGGGATACCGGGCGGGCCTGGCCATGTCGTACGACGAGGGAATCACGTACGCGACGGTCTGGCCGGGCGGTCGGTGA
- a CDS encoding alpha/beta fold hydrolase, producing MSTYLLVHGSWHSGECWERVVPLLTAAGHRVFAPSLTGHGDKAHLLSREVGLDTYVDDVVGLIVEEGLTEVVLVGHSYAGMVVSSAANRVPDRIAHLVYLDAMVPEDGECVTDVMPVSQTLIDLAARSGTDWRIPPLPELPPPDGLFGVTDPADVAWLRTLLTDEPVLCLQQPVRLDNPAVHAVPRTHIHCVGVSEREGYERRPVPATQPNGTPAQVWELETGHDCMITVPGELADLLLKLGPQMI from the coding sequence ATGTCCACCTACTTACTGGTGCACGGTTCCTGGCACAGCGGAGAGTGCTGGGAGCGGGTGGTCCCGCTGCTGACGGCGGCCGGGCACCGGGTGTTCGCGCCGTCGCTGACCGGCCACGGCGACAAGGCACATCTGCTCAGCCGCGAGGTCGGCCTCGACACGTACGTCGACGACGTCGTCGGGCTGATCGTCGAGGAGGGGCTCACCGAGGTGGTCCTCGTGGGACACAGTTACGCCGGGATGGTCGTCTCGTCCGCGGCCAACCGGGTCCCGGACCGGATCGCCCACCTGGTCTACCTCGACGCGATGGTTCCTGAGGACGGCGAGTGCGTGACCGACGTCATGCCCGTGAGCCAGACGCTGATCGACCTCGCCGCACGGTCCGGCACCGACTGGCGGATTCCGCCGCTGCCCGAACTGCCGCCGCCCGACGGCCTGTTCGGGGTCACCGACCCGGCGGACGTCGCCTGGCTGCGTACTCTGCTGACGGACGAGCCGGTGCTCTGCCTCCAGCAGCCGGTCCGACTGGACAACCCCGCCGTGCACGCCGTCCCCCGAACCCACATCCACTGCGTGGGCGTCAGCGAGCGGGAAGGCTACGAGCGGCGCCCGGTCCCCGCGACCCAGCCCAACGGCACCCCGGCACAGGTGTGGGAACTGGAGACCGGCCACGACTGCATGATCACCGTGCCGGGCGAGCTGGCCGACCTCCTGCTCAAGCTGGGCCCGCAAATGATCTGA